The Helianthus annuus cultivar XRQ/B chromosome 16, HanXRQr2.0-SUNRISE, whole genome shotgun sequence genome includes a window with the following:
- the LOC110882242 gene encoding uncharacterized protein LOC110882242, which produces MDYVQGTGGNYGQCGGGNYGQASKWRKLCARHGLKLWARWHWKLRAGKWRNLWARRWWISWTRNGFWRQSNFIAIWRKSELFTGGAGQQHWWAAMEPNYEVVEEAEAFKKWELFSEVGDLKKYSISYDRSGRSKVFI; this is translated from the exons ATGGATTATGTGCAAGGCACAGGTGGAAATTATGGGCAGTGTGGCGGTGGAAACTACGGGCAAGCAAGTAAGTGGCGGAAATTATGTGCAAGGCACGGGTTGAAATTATGGGCAAGGTGGCACTGGAAACTACGGGCAGGCAAGTGGCGGAACTTATGGGCAAGGAGGTGGTGGATATCATGGACGAGGAATGGGTTCTGGCGGCAATCAAACTTCATCGCAATATGGAGAAAATCCGAACTTTTCACAGGCGGGGCAGGGCAGCAACATTGGTGGGCAGCAATGGAACCGAACTATGAAGTTGTTGAAGAAGCAGAGGCTTTTAAA AAGTGGGAGCTTTTTTCAGAAGTCGGCGATTTGAAAAAGTATTCTATAAGTTATGATAGAAGTGGGAGATCAAAGGTATTTATTTAA